The nucleotide sequence AGTGTATGGACTGGAAACGGTAACGCTGCGTTACTTCAGCGTGTTCGGTCCGCGCGCCGACCCCGGCTCGCCTTATTCCGGCGTGCTCGCGCTGTTTATCAAAGCGCTGCTGGAAGGCCGCCGCTCGATCATCTACGGCGACGGTGAGCAATCGCGCGACTTCACCCACGTGGACAACGTGGTCGATGCGAATCTTCTGGCATGCACGGCGCCCCGCGTTGCTGGTGAAGTGATCAACGTGGCCACCACCGCGCGTCAATCGTTGAACTACGCCTACGATTATCTTTGCCGCATCATCTTCGGAGAAAGCGCCACCACCAACGGGCATCGTCCCATCGACCCTATCTACGAGCCAGCGCGTGCGGGCGAGATCCTGCACTCACTCGCCGACATCAGCAAGGCGCGCACGCTGCTGGGCTTCACGCCATCCGTGGGATTTGAAGAAGGGCTGGAGAAGACTGTCGCGTGGTATCGCCAGAATCTGGGCGCGGCGAAAGCGAAGTAGTCCGCACAATGCAGGCTCAAGCCTCGGCGCGGAAGACCCAACTGGCGCAGGCGGCGCCCTTGTTGGTGTCCACGCTGTAAGCGCCGGGGCCGCCCAGCGTGTAGGGAATGTCGCGCGCCGGCCTGCTCACCCACAACACCATGTGATAGAGGCCGACGGCACGCGGGTTGATGCGGACGGTAAATGAGAAGCGCTTGCTCGCGGAGTTGAACTGCATCTCCCACGGCGGAATCTTCTGGACCATCACGCCCGTCATGTCTTCGTAGGCGTACGTCTTATCAAGCTCAGCCGCCGTGCGCGGGCGCAGCTCGCCTTCATAGAACACCGCGCAGTAGTACGGCCCGTAGCCGCTGGCGAGTACCTCACCTTCCACGCGGAATGAATTGGGGAGAGGCAGAGTGGCGGGCAGCGGGTCGAGCCGGACGAGGCGGTTCAGGAAGAGCTGGCCGAGCGTGAACTCGCCGCCCACCACGGCAAGGCCCACGCCGACGTGCGTGTGGAAGGGGGCGAGGATGTTCTGGCGATGCCCATCAAGCGGCGGCTGCTCATCCACCATGCGCTGATGCGCGGCCAGCGCCAGCGGCTGCAGCTCATCGGGATCAGTAGGGATAGGGTTGGGATCGAGCGAGATGATGGTCGTGCGCGAGTCGATCGAGGTTCTCGGCCACGTAGTCGCGCCCGCCGGCGGCGTGATAGCGATGATAGGGCAGCTCGCCGCGCTGATTCCAGTGCGAGAGGTACTGCGCCTCGGCCATCTCCTGGCAGTGCGCGTCCTCCACGTCCGAGCACAGCGCGTCATACTCGACCGGGCCGAGACCAGCGGCGGCACGGTCGCGGTTGACCTGCTCGACCACGGCCATGCGCAGGCCGAAGTAAGGGTCATCCGGGTCTCGAACTTCCGGGGTCTGAGTCTGCCGCCAGGTCATGCGCCCATTATAGAGCCA is from Acidobacteriota bacterium and encodes:
- a CDS encoding SDR family oxidoreductase gives rise to the protein MALYLITGGGGFIGSALVRELLRRGERVRVVDNFATGDRENITEVRDQIDLREVDITDLDALRPTFQDVDYVLHQAALRSVPRSIDNPLASNETNINGTLNVLMAARDAGVKRVIYAGSSTAYGDSPTLPKVETMPTNPISPYGVSKLAAQMYCEVFTRVYGLETVTLRYFSVFGPRADPGSPYSGVLALFIKALLEGRRSIIYGDGEQSRDFTHVDNVVDANLLACTAPRVAGEVINVATTARQSLNYAYDYLCRIIFGESATTNGHRPIDPIYEPARAGEILHSLADISKARTLLGFTPSVGFEEGLEKTVAWYRQNLGAAKAK
- a CDS encoding CAP domain-containing protein is translated as MHGLPHAWLYNGRMTWRQTQTPEVRDPDDPYFGLRMAVVEQVNRDRAAAGLGPVEYDALCSDVEDAHCQEMAEAQYLSHWNQRGELPYHRYHAAGGRDYVAENLDRLAHDHHLARSQPYPY